One Actinomadura viridis genomic region harbors:
- a CDS encoding DUF397 domain-containing protein produces MDTQSSSTLVWRKSGRSGTQGSACVEIAAFGPAIAARDSKDLDGPFLYLTVPAWKVLLADVKSGRLDL; encoded by the coding sequence ATGGATACTCAGTCTTCCAGCACGCTGGTATGGCGCAAGAGCGGTCGCAGCGGGACGCAGGGAAGCGCGTGCGTGGAGATCGCTGCATTTGGTCCGGCCATCGCGGCACGGGATTCGAAGGATCTGGACGGTCCGTTCCTCTATCTGACCGTTCCTGCCTGGAAGGTCCTCCTCGCGGATGTGAAGTCCGGACGTCTTGATCTTTAG
- a CDS encoding alpha/beta fold hydrolase, which produces MPVYADEPARLGQSAMPDGRLLGWAEWGPPDGAPVLLCPGAATSRWLGFGAGVVDALGVRLVSVDRPGLGASTPAPGRTFSGFAGDIRRLCALRGLGRPAVVGNSQGAPFAIACAEEGVASALSVVSGADEVAAPEFASALAEDLRGLVERTAVDPAGAEGFFAGFTADAMWDMVMAGSPECDLAVYQDPGFAALYRRSLDEGFAQGAAGYARDTVLAMGRWPFALADVAVPVDIWYGEQDTGHSPDNGALLAARMPGARRRVVPGIGGALLWTHAEPILTLLLKKAHGPTWT; this is translated from the coding sequence ATGCCTGTGTACGCCGACGAGCCCGCCCGGCTCGGTCAGAGTGCCATGCCCGATGGACGGCTGCTCGGCTGGGCGGAGTGGGGGCCTCCGGACGGGGCGCCCGTTCTGTTGTGCCCGGGTGCGGCGACGAGCCGGTGGCTCGGCTTCGGGGCAGGGGTGGTCGACGCGCTCGGGGTGCGCCTCGTGTCCGTGGACCGCCCGGGGCTCGGCGCCTCGACACCCGCCCCCGGCCGGACCTTCTCCGGCTTCGCCGGTGATATCCGTCGGCTCTGCGCGCTGCGGGGTCTGGGACGTCCGGCCGTGGTCGGGAACTCGCAGGGCGCGCCGTTCGCCATCGCCTGCGCCGAGGAGGGTGTCGCCTCGGCGCTGTCCGTCGTCTCCGGCGCGGATGAGGTCGCCGCGCCGGAGTTCGCCTCCGCTCTGGCGGAGGATCTGCGTGGCCTGGTCGAACGGACCGCGGTCGACCCGGCCGGCGCCGAGGGGTTCTTCGCGGGCTTCACCGCGGACGCGATGTGGGACATGGTCATGGCCGGGAGTCCGGAGTGCGACCTCGCGGTGTACCAGGACCCAGGTTTCGCGGCTCTCTACCGCAGGTCCCTGGACGAGGGCTTCGCTCAAGGCGCCGCCGGTTACGCCCGCGACACCGTCCTGGCCATGGGACGGTGGCCGTTCGCCCTCGCCGATGTCGCCGTCCCGGTCGACATCTGGTACGGCGAACAGGACACCGGCCACTCGCCCGATAACGGGGCACTGCTCGCCGCCCGTATGCCGGGCGCCCGACGCCGTGTCGTGCCGGGAATCGGCGGCGCGCTGCTGTGGACGCATGCCGAGCCCATCCTCACCTTGCTTCTCAAGAAGGCCCACGGCCCTACCTGGACCTGA
- a CDS encoding TetR/AcrR family transcriptional regulator produces the protein MARPRNFDEERAVDAAMRAFWAAGYEATSTQDLCEATGLGRSSIYNTFKSKHDLFERALRHYMDGVARGQTELLEGEGTVREKVRTLLEMVVDDETGDRLGCLVVNTGVELAPRDPSIAERLRRDYEYRLGVLTGVIEAGQRAGEIDPARDARALAHFVLTTISGMRVAGRTGADREALKGIAATALGAL, from the coding sequence ATGGCACGGCCGAGGAACTTCGACGAGGAACGGGCGGTCGACGCGGCGATGCGCGCGTTCTGGGCCGCCGGGTACGAGGCGACCTCCACCCAGGACCTGTGCGAGGCCACGGGGCTGGGGCGCAGCAGCATCTACAACACCTTCAAGAGCAAGCACGACCTGTTCGAGCGGGCGCTGCGCCATTACATGGACGGCGTCGCGCGAGGCCAGACCGAGCTGCTGGAGGGCGAGGGGACCGTCCGGGAGAAGGTCCGCACGCTGCTGGAGATGGTCGTCGACGACGAGACCGGGGACCGCCTCGGCTGCCTGGTGGTCAACACCGGCGTCGAGCTGGCGCCCCGCGATCCTTCGATCGCCGAGCGGCTGCGGCGTGACTACGAGTACCGCCTGGGCGTGCTCACCGGGGTGATCGAGGCGGGGCAGCGCGCCGGCGAGATCGACCCGGCGCGGGACGCCCGCGCGCTGGCGCACTTCGTCCTCACCACGATCAGCGGGATGCGCGTCGCGGGACGGACCGGCGCCGATCGCGAGGCCCTGAAGGGGATCGCGGCGACCGCGCTCGGCGCCCTCTGA
- a CDS encoding ATP-binding protein: MLSTAGVALSLELVASEYGTSALWHSASGLPGGRIRAELAVGGEGVRISVQDDGPDPSGEGWDADRLDEHGRGLVLVEACADRSGEYTTPEGRHVMWALLTERRR, encoded by the coding sequence GTGCTCAGCACGGCGGGGGTGGCCCTGAGCCTGGAGCTGGTGGCGAGCGAGTACGGGACGAGCGCGCTCTGGCACTCCGCGAGCGGCCTGCCCGGGGGGCGGATACGGGCCGAACTGGCGGTCGGCGGGGAGGGCGTGCGGATCTCCGTTCAGGACGACGGCCCGGACCCGTCGGGCGAGGGGTGGGACGCGGACCGCCTCGACGAGCACGGGCGCGGGCTCGTGCTGGTCGAGGCGTGCGCCGACCGGTCCGGGGAGTACACCACTCCCGAGGGGCGGCACGTGATGTGGGCGCTGCTCACCGAGCGGCGTCGATGA
- a CDS encoding DUF7691 family protein, with the protein MSYSLSLYLVDLDKVRGAIGSQDDKLRRMIGGRFKAQIAHSDDWFSSEIESGAPTRYDAVRAVINGGPYDEQYGFQYGYAYQMICEFYGRHLFNNHFSPFRGDWLETVDEGLRTLGIKVAVTDFMYGSVPSSLPRPEHLPCYGEWAPEECAQALAQWEATTPEQRAALDPEVLEAIESCIEWTREAQARPGTGVAGFGF; encoded by the coding sequence ATGAGTTATTCGCTGAGCCTTTACCTCGTTGACCTCGACAAGGTCCGGGGCGCGATCGGATCCCAGGACGACAAGCTGCGGCGGATGATCGGCGGGCGGTTCAAGGCCCAGATCGCCCATAGCGATGACTGGTTCTCCTCCGAGATCGAAAGCGGTGCGCCCACCCGCTATGACGCCGTACGGGCCGTCATCAACGGAGGCCCCTATGACGAGCAGTACGGCTTCCAGTACGGCTACGCCTACCAGATGATCTGCGAGTTCTACGGCCGGCACCTCTTCAACAACCACTTCTCGCCGTTCCGCGGCGACTGGCTGGAGACCGTGGACGAGGGGCTCCGTACGCTCGGGATCAAGGTCGCCGTGACCGACTTCATGTACGGCTCCGTCCCCTCGTCGCTGCCGCGGCCCGAGCATCTGCCCTGCTACGGGGAGTGGGCTCCGGAGGAGTGCGCGCAGGCGTTGGCGCAATGGGAGGCGACCACCCCGGAACAGCGCGCGGCGCTGGACCCCGAGGTGCTCGAAGCGATCGAGTCGTGCATCGAGTGGACCCGCGAGGCACAGGCCCGGCCGGGCACGGGCGTCGCCGGTTTCGGTTTCTGA
- a CDS encoding alpha/beta fold hydrolase, whose protein sequence is MTTPTSFTSGGDRCAAWLTLPEGPGPHPTLVLVHGGGATHEMMLGQYEKWFSQAGLAVLAFDFRHLGASAGEPRQLVSARRYAQDIDAALEFARSRHELDAARIALWGTSFGASHVVAAAARHPELSAAVVQCPVLNGRAIALRAGLRHLARFTVPITSDLVRAALRRPRRYVPLVGPPGELAFVNQPGALEGWRSVCPPGHEFDNRVTAASGLGMLFYNASARASRVRCPLLVCQSDRENLIDTAIAERTAAAAPRGVLKHYDADHFTVYHPPLVQRLVADQIEFLTTHLRARS, encoded by the coding sequence ATGACGACACCCACCTCCTTCACATCCGGCGGCGACCGGTGCGCCGCCTGGCTCACCCTCCCCGAGGGGCCGGGGCCGCATCCGACCCTCGTCCTGGTCCACGGCGGCGGCGCGACGCACGAGATGATGCTCGGCCAGTACGAGAAGTGGTTCTCCCAGGCAGGCCTGGCCGTACTGGCCTTCGACTTCCGCCACCTGGGCGCCTCGGCCGGCGAGCCACGCCAGCTGGTCAGCGCGCGGCGGTACGCCCAGGACATCGACGCCGCACTGGAGTTCGCCCGCTCGCGGCACGAGCTGGACGCCGCGCGGATCGCACTGTGGGGAACCTCGTTCGGCGCCAGCCACGTGGTGGCCGCGGCCGCCCGGCATCCGGAGCTGTCGGCGGCGGTGGTGCAGTGCCCCGTGCTGAACGGGCGCGCCATCGCGCTGCGAGCCGGCCTGCGGCACCTGGCCCGGTTCACCGTCCCGATCACCTCCGACCTGGTACGCGCCGCGCTGCGGCGGCCGCGGCGATACGTGCCGCTGGTCGGCCCTCCCGGCGAGCTCGCCTTCGTCAACCAGCCAGGCGCACTGGAGGGCTGGCGGTCGGTGTGCCCGCCAGGTCATGAGTTCGACAACCGGGTCACCGCCGCCTCCGGCCTTGGGATGCTGTTCTACAACGCCTCGGCCCGCGCGTCCCGCGTCCGCTGCCCGCTGCTGGTGTGCCAGAGCGACCGGGAGAACCTGATCGACACCGCGATCGCGGAGAGGACCGCCGCCGCGGCACCCCGCGGCGTGCTCAAGCACTACGACGCCGACCACTTCACCGTCTACCACCCCCCGCTGGTTCAGCGGCTCGTCGCCGACCAGATCGAATTCCTCACCACCCACCTGCGGGCCCGGTCATGA
- a CDS encoding class I SAM-dependent methyltransferase: MTRLLDDETLERSPVVANCTMNRERSLTGSNGYGRELGLDVTAELSARAPARWLDLCCGSGRALYEAAALLGDRAEIVGVDLAGHFAAPPGPSGPRLVTAALTGTETGWAPEGHFDLITSVHGLHYVGDKLGVLARAASWLTGDGLLVASFDARSVRWADGAAAGRRLTAELRRQGFDYDPSRRRVSLRGRRDVRLPYRYLGADDRAGPNYTGQPAVDSFYDR; encoded by the coding sequence ATGACGCGCCTGCTGGACGACGAGACCCTGGAACGGTCGCCGGTGGTGGCCAATTGCACGATGAACCGGGAGCGCTCGCTGACCGGTTCCAACGGGTACGGCCGCGAACTCGGCCTCGACGTCACGGCGGAACTCTCCGCCCGGGCGCCCGCCCGGTGGCTGGACCTGTGCTGCGGGAGCGGCCGGGCGCTGTACGAGGCGGCGGCGCTTCTCGGCGACCGCGCCGAGATCGTCGGCGTCGACCTGGCCGGGCACTTCGCCGCGCCGCCGGGCCCGTCCGGTCCGCGGCTGGTCACCGCCGCGCTGACCGGCACGGAGACCGGCTGGGCCCCGGAGGGGCACTTCGACCTGATCACGTCCGTGCACGGCCTGCACTACGTGGGCGACAAGCTGGGCGTCCTCGCCCGCGCCGCGTCCTGGCTCACCGGGGACGGGCTGCTGGTCGCCAGCTTCGACGCCCGCTCGGTGCGGTGGGCGGACGGCGCGGCGGCCGGGCGGCGCCTCACGGCCGAACTGCGGCGGCAGGGGTTCGACTACGACCCCTCCCGCCGCCGCGTCTCCCTGAGAGGGCGGCGGGACGTCCGTCTTCCCTATCGCTACCTGGGCGCCGACGACCGGGCCGGGCCGAACTACACCGGCCAGCCCGCCGTCGACTCGTTCTACGACCGCTGA
- a CDS encoding Gfo/Idh/MocA family protein, protein MKPLKVGVIGLGDIAQKAYLPVLTAQPDLELHLHTRTPATLDRVGDAYRLPHRHATLDGLLAQDLDAAFVHAPTALHRAITERLLHAGVPSYVDKPLAANLADAARLVDLAERSGVGLMVGFNRRYAPDYRALLDHPRDLIVLQKNRAALADDPRKVVFDDFIHVADTLRFLAPGEIEHVDVRTRVRDGALHHVVLQLSGDGFTALGIMNRSNGSTEEILEVMGRDAKRQVVNLAEVIDHRGGTTLRRRGDWIPVARQRGIEQITLAFLGAVRTGDHPPAADALETHRLCERVVEAAG, encoded by the coding sequence ATGAAACCCCTCAAGGTCGGCGTCATCGGCCTGGGCGACATCGCGCAGAAGGCGTACCTGCCGGTGCTCACCGCCCAGCCGGACCTCGAACTCCACCTGCACACCCGTACCCCGGCGACCCTGGACCGGGTCGGCGACGCCTACCGCCTGCCGCACCGCCACGCCACCCTCGACGGCCTGCTCGCCCAGGACCTCGACGCCGCGTTCGTCCACGCCCCCACCGCCCTGCACCGCGCCATCACCGAACGCCTCCTCCACGCCGGTGTGCCGTCGTACGTCGACAAGCCCCTGGCCGCGAACCTCGCCGACGCGGCCCGCCTGGTCGACCTGGCCGAACGGTCCGGCGTGGGCCTGATGGTCGGCTTCAACCGCCGCTACGCCCCCGACTACCGGGCCCTGCTCGACCACCCGCGCGACCTGATCGTGCTGCAGAAGAACCGCGCCGCCCTCGCCGACGACCCGCGCAAGGTCGTGTTCGACGACTTCATCCACGTCGCCGACACCCTGCGCTTCCTGGCCCCCGGGGAGATCGAGCACGTCGACGTCCGGACCCGTGTCCGCGACGGCGCGCTGCACCACGTCGTGCTCCAGCTGTCCGGGGACGGCTTCACCGCCCTCGGCATCATGAACCGCTCGAACGGCTCCACCGAGGAGATCCTCGAAGTCATGGGCCGCGACGCCAAACGCCAGGTGGTCAACCTCGCCGAGGTCATCGACCACCGCGGCGGCACGACCCTCCGGCGCCGCGGCGACTGGATCCCGGTCGCCCGCCAGCGCGGCATCGAGCAGATCACCCTGGCGTTCCTCGGCGCCGTCCGCACCGGCGACCACCCGCCCGCGGCCGACGCCCTGGAGACGCACCGCCTCTGCGAACGCGTCGTCGAAGCCGCCGGGTGA
- a CDS encoding translation initiation factor IF-2, whose protein sequence is MRWLVVGAVVAMAGCGVVPSAETRATEAARDKARRVGNVLHTLQVRTAEDIGRRAAGLDGVDVMRVSGTRTDDGPGVGLVIRVEAAVARGWPSPEEMTVKRCFGLRIRPDREWDETPGRVRCPSGEPLAFAPPPKDPEIPSERLEKVLPRVPAGGTVDEAKVRAAVARLRLDPAVHTEFGTRDGVVGLRLWFKPRASEALDCVLARVAPGRTSVWTPSRIQRMPGEGGCGLGNAF, encoded by the coding sequence ATGCGGTGGTTGGTGGTGGGCGCGGTGGTGGCGATGGCCGGGTGCGGGGTCGTGCCCTCGGCCGAGACGCGGGCCACCGAGGCCGCCCGGGACAAGGCCCGGCGGGTCGGGAACGTCCTGCACACCCTGCAGGTACGGACGGCGGAGGACATCGGCCGCCGGGCCGCCGGCCTCGACGGCGTGGACGTGATGAGGGTGTCGGGCACCCGGACCGATGACGGGCCGGGAGTCGGCCTGGTCATCAGGGTGGAGGCGGCCGTTGCCAGGGGCTGGCCCAGCCCCGAGGAGATGACGGTGAAGCGGTGCTTCGGGTTGCGGATCCGGCCGGACCGCGAGTGGGACGAGACGCCCGGCCGGGTGCGCTGCCCCTCCGGCGAGCCGCTCGCGTTCGCTCCCCCGCCCAAGGATCCGGAGATTCCGAGCGAGCGGCTGGAGAAGGTCCTGCCGCGGGTGCCCGCCGGCGGCACGGTGGACGAGGCGAAGGTACGGGCGGCCGTGGCGAGGTTGCGTCTCGATCCCGCCGTTCACACCGAGTTCGGGACCCGGGACGGGGTCGTGGGGCTGAGGTTGTGGTTCAAGCCGCGCGCGTCGGAGGCGCTGGACTGCGTCCTGGCCAGGGTCGCGCCGGGACGGACGAGCGTCTGGACGCCGTCGCGGATCCAGCGGATGCCGGGCGAGGGCGGGTGCGGCCTCGGCAACGCCTTCTGA
- a CDS encoding DUF6891 domain-containing protein: MTSDTDTPQARLRAYAATLEWHYEPIEDLADDLREHAKGQGLQVTGEEIGTIAAEIIVETQANNLLRAGYADEGEIVEELTELVEGAEVEYDPDAIERTVERLWAARLEEQRGWPEVTDNDRLERAFIRLWRSGIVAEENFTCCQTCGVSEIGGEVPEGTAMDGYAFFHQQDTESAVDGGPLLLAYGTFTDETDPAGATEIGERVVAALDAEGLRTEWDGSHKKRIEVTLNWRRRLPA; encoded by the coding sequence ATGACCTCCGACACCGACACCCCTCAGGCCCGGCTGCGCGCGTACGCGGCGACGCTCGAATGGCACTATGAGCCCATCGAGGACCTGGCCGACGACCTCCGTGAGCACGCGAAGGGGCAGGGCCTCCAGGTGACCGGCGAGGAGATCGGGACGATCGCCGCCGAGATCATCGTCGAAACGCAGGCGAACAACCTCCTGAGAGCCGGTTACGCGGACGAGGGCGAGATCGTCGAGGAACTGACCGAACTCGTGGAGGGCGCCGAGGTCGAGTACGACCCGGACGCCATCGAGCGCACCGTGGAACGGCTCTGGGCGGCCCGGCTCGAAGAGCAGCGGGGCTGGCCGGAGGTCACCGACAACGACCGGCTGGAACGCGCATTCATCCGGCTCTGGCGGAGCGGGATCGTGGCCGAGGAGAACTTCACCTGCTGCCAGACGTGCGGCGTGTCCGAGATCGGCGGCGAGGTCCCCGAAGGCACCGCCATGGACGGGTACGCGTTCTTCCACCAGCAGGACACCGAGAGCGCGGTGGACGGCGGGCCACTGCTCCTGGCGTACGGGACGTTCACTGACGAAACCGACCCCGCCGGGGCGACCGAGATCGGCGAACGGGTGGTGGCGGCGCTCGACGCCGAGGGCCTGCGGACCGAGTGGGACGGCTCGCATAAAAAGCGGATCGAGGTCACGCTGAACTGGCGGCGCCGCCTCCCCGCCTGA
- a CDS encoding Cmx/CmrA family chloramphenicol efflux MFS transporter yields MPWAIYVLGFAIFAQGTSEFMLAGLLPDMAADLGVSVPAAGLLISAYAFGMVLGAPVLALATLRLPRRTSLLAFLGVFVLVHVAGALTPGYELLLASRLVGAFACAGFFGVAAVAAIDLVPADARGRALAIVIGGITVSTVLGVPGGTFIGQHLGWRAAFWTVAALSAVAMAGVAAALPGGRPEAPGPNGTGGTLGSRLREELRSMTAPGLWIAYGTSALSFSSMMATFSYLGVLLTGTTGLPESRVPAVLALFGAGSLIGIAVGGRVADAHPFATLTVGMTGVVAASAGIALGAGHAAAVIVLVPLLGAFGLATNPAVNVRVYANVGEARTLAGATVTSAFNVGNTLAPWLGGLAIGAGFGYRSPAWVGAGMAVAALGTVALGAAVERRAARRAVAAGVPAAPVTRGAGLGR; encoded by the coding sequence ATGCCGTGGGCGATCTACGTGCTGGGGTTCGCGATCTTCGCGCAGGGGACCTCGGAGTTCATGCTGGCCGGGCTGCTCCCCGACATGGCCGCCGACCTGGGCGTCTCGGTGCCCGCCGCGGGGCTGCTGATCTCGGCGTACGCGTTCGGGATGGTGCTGGGGGCGCCGGTTCTGGCACTGGCCACGCTCCGGCTGCCACGCCGTACGTCGCTGCTGGCCTTCCTCGGGGTCTTCGTGCTCGTGCACGTCGCCGGCGCCCTGACGCCCGGCTACGAGCTGCTGCTGGCGTCCCGGCTGGTGGGCGCGTTCGCCTGCGCGGGGTTCTTCGGCGTGGCCGCGGTCGCGGCCATCGACCTGGTCCCGGCGGACGCGCGGGGACGGGCCCTGGCGATCGTCATCGGCGGGATCACGGTGTCCACCGTCCTGGGCGTGCCGGGCGGGACGTTCATCGGCCAGCATCTGGGCTGGCGGGCGGCGTTCTGGACGGTGGCGGCACTGTCGGCGGTGGCGATGGCGGGGGTGGCCGCCGCCCTGCCGGGAGGGCGCCCGGAGGCCCCCGGCCCGAACGGGACGGGCGGGACGCTGGGCTCGCGGCTGCGGGAGGAGCTGCGGAGCATGACCGCGCCCGGGCTCTGGATCGCCTACGGGACGAGCGCCCTGTCGTTCAGCTCCATGATGGCCACGTTCAGCTACCTCGGAGTGCTGCTGACCGGAACCACCGGGCTGCCCGAGAGCCGGGTGCCCGCCGTCCTGGCCCTCTTCGGCGCCGGATCGCTGATCGGTATCGCCGTCGGCGGACGGGTCGCCGACGCGCACCCGTTCGCCACGCTGACCGTGGGGATGACGGGCGTCGTGGCCGCCTCGGCCGGGATCGCGCTGGGGGCCGGCCACGCCGCGGCCGTCATCGTGCTCGTGCCCCTGCTCGGCGCGTTCGGCCTCGCCACCAACCCGGCGGTGAACGTCCGCGTGTACGCGAACGTGGGCGAGGCGCGGACGCTGGCCGGGGCCACGGTCACCTCGGCGTTCAACGTCGGCAACACGCTGGCGCCCTGGCTGGGCGGGCTGGCCATCGGCGCCGGGTTCGGCTACCGCTCCCCTGCCTGGGTCGGCGCCGGCATGGCGGTGGCCGCGCTCGGGACGGTGGCGCTGGGCGCGGCGGTCGAACGGCGTGCGGCCCGGCGCGCCGTCGCGGCGGGCGTCCCGGCGGCGCCCGTCACGCGGGGCGCCGGCCTCGGCCGGTAG
- a CDS encoding RNA polymerase sigma factor → MDEDEFAAVYAATYKPLLGYALRRCDSPEDAADVVAETFTVAWRRAAEMPSGDEARLWLYGVARRVLANHRRGARRHAIKTAALREELAAVPPPRDRSDIAEVFGGLPDRDRELLSLVAWEGLSNAEIATVLGCSRNAVSIRLHRARKRFARAMRAAGIDHSENAASARPVLQRSELT, encoded by the coding sequence ATGGATGAGGACGAGTTCGCGGCGGTCTACGCCGCCACCTACAAACCCCTGCTCGGCTACGCGCTGCGCCGCTGCGACTCCCCCGAGGACGCGGCGGACGTCGTCGCCGAGACGTTCACGGTCGCCTGGCGCCGCGCCGCGGAGATGCCGTCCGGCGACGAGGCCCGCCTGTGGCTGTACGGGGTGGCGCGGCGCGTACTGGCCAACCATCGGCGCGGCGCCCGTCGCCACGCGATCAAGACCGCGGCGCTGCGCGAGGAACTGGCGGCCGTCCCGCCGCCCCGCGACCGCTCGGACATCGCCGAGGTCTTCGGTGGCCTGCCGGACCGCGACCGCGAACTCCTGTCCCTCGTCGCCTGGGAGGGGTTGTCCAACGCCGAGATCGCCACGGTGCTCGGCTGCTCGCGCAACGCGGTGAGCATCCGCCTGCACCGTGCCCGCAAACGCTTCGCCCGGGCCATGCGTGCCGCGGGCATCGACCATTCCGAGAACGCCGCGTCCGCCCGGCCCGTTCTGCAGAGGAGCGAACTGACATGA
- a CDS encoding HEAT repeat domain-containing protein, translating to MTEQRFTRAVEWMRSKDFGEREKGFDFLREHADSYVDELIDALAREDDPGFRCLLLELIAEARAPQALPTLTRHLDTMDESLRFWAVRGLEMLGTREADQALAQARAEGRIF from the coding sequence GTGACGGAGCAGCGTTTCACCCGCGCGGTGGAGTGGATGCGCAGCAAGGACTTCGGCGAACGCGAGAAGGGATTCGACTTCCTACGCGAGCACGCCGACTCCTATGTCGACGAACTCATCGACGCCTTGGCCCGGGAGGACGACCCCGGCTTCCGCTGCCTCCTGCTGGAACTCATCGCCGAGGCCCGCGCTCCCCAAGCCCTCCCCACCCTGACGCGGCATCTCGACACCATGGACGAGTCCCTGCGGTTCTGGGCCGTTCGCGGCCTGGAGATGCTGGGCACCCGCGAAGCCGACCAGGCCCTCGCCCAGGCCCGTGCCGAGGGCCGGATCTTCTGA
- a CDS encoding Scr1 family TA system antitoxin-like transcriptional regulator: MQVLPFNARAPVWLDGPFILLHVQPDHRVVVSNHALGAVYSDLAEEVDRCTLVFKRLQAVALPPEESVAFIQRVAGDL, encoded by the coding sequence CTGCAGGTATTGCCCTTCAACGCGCGTGCTCCAGTTTGGCTCGACGGCCCCTTCATCCTCTTGCACGTGCAGCCCGACCACCGTGTGGTCGTGTCCAACCATGCGCTCGGCGCCGTGTACTCGGATCTTGCGGAAGAGGTCGACAGGTGTACTTTGGTGTTCAAGAGGCTCCAAGCGGTGGCCCTGCCCCCAGAAGAATCAGTCGCCTTTATCCAGAGAGTTGCCGGCGATCTCTGA
- a CDS encoding TetR/AcrR family transcriptional regulator yields MPAPRKFTHQQLQAAALELIDQEGLAGLTMRALAARLGTGPMTIYNYVDGREGLEHLVTGAVMAQVRRPDGHPGDWRARVEAIAEAIWRAVRAHPNAIPLVLTTRSLDEEALAPAEALLQALAGSGRSGADLLAAFRVVSGFIAGFAQAELTGPLASASGQDAGAITARMADLPAQRFPRLIEIAHAATGDPQAEFRSGLKIILTGLGASAPHTN; encoded by the coding sequence GTGCCGGCACCGCGCAAGTTCACCCACCAGCAGCTGCAGGCCGCAGCCCTGGAACTGATCGACCAAGAGGGCCTGGCAGGACTGACCATGCGCGCCCTGGCCGCCCGGCTCGGCACCGGCCCCATGACCATCTACAACTATGTCGACGGCCGTGAAGGGCTCGAACACCTCGTCACGGGCGCGGTCATGGCCCAGGTCCGCCGGCCCGACGGGCACCCGGGCGACTGGCGGGCGCGGGTGGAGGCGATCGCCGAGGCCATCTGGCGCGCCGTGCGCGCCCACCCCAACGCCATCCCCCTCGTCCTGACCACGCGCAGCCTCGACGAAGAAGCGCTCGCCCCCGCCGAGGCCCTGCTGCAGGCCCTGGCGGGCAGCGGACGGTCCGGAGCCGACCTCCTGGCCGCCTTCCGCGTGGTCTCCGGTTTCATCGCCGGATTCGCCCAGGCCGAACTCACCGGCCCCCTCGCCTCCGCGTCCGGTCAGGACGCCGGAGCCATCACCGCACGGATGGCCGACCTGCCGGCGCAGCGGTTCCCCCGGCTGATCGAGATCGCCCACGCGGCCACCGGCGATCCTCAAGCCGAGTTCCGCTCCGGCCTGAAGATCATCCTCACCGGGCTCGGCGCCTCGGCCCCGCACACGAACTGA